A genomic window from Paenibacillus sp. FSL K6-0276 includes:
- a CDS encoding sigma-70 family RNA polymerase sigma factor produces MNKKFEKLLIDFITENKENMYRLAFSYVKNAENALDIIQDTIHKALSSSGTLKSEGSIKSWLYRILVNTSIDFLRKQKRIQIVDDKTLEFHSPTGGDVYPDIDLEKALEELPHPYRTVIVLRYFEDLKIDEIAEVMNENISTVKTRLYQGLRKLRIKMSDEILEEVK; encoded by the coding sequence ATGAATAAGAAGTTTGAAAAGTTACTCATTGATTTTATTACGGAAAATAAAGAGAATATGTATCGCTTAGCCTTCAGTTATGTGAAAAATGCTGAAAATGCACTCGATATTATTCAGGATACGATCCATAAAGCTCTCTCTTCATCAGGAACATTGAAATCCGAAGGTTCGATAAAAAGCTGGTTGTACAGGATTCTGGTGAATACATCGATCGATTTCCTGAGAAAACAAAAGCGGATTCAAATTGTAGATGATAAGACATTGGAATTTCACAGTCCTACAGGTGGAGACGTCTACCCTGACATAGATCTGGAGAAAGCTTTGGAGGAATTGCCCCATCCTTATCGTACTGTGATTGTACTTAGATATTTTGAAGATTTAAAAATTGACGAAATTGCGGAAGTTATGAATGAAAACATCAGTACTGTAAAAACACGATTGTATCAAGGGCTCCGCAAACTTCGAATTAAAATGAGTGATGAGATTTTAGAGGAGGTAAAATAA
- a CDS encoding RsiV family protein, translated as MNEQLEQLKSKYKNTPLPGELEFVVKKAIKQSKKRHMGWMKNLVGVGAAAIILVTGINASPAFAKALSDVPLVGSLVKVLTFTELKVDEGTAKANIKVPAITNMENKTLEAALNNKYLEESKKLYSDFTAEMKELKKNGGGHTGVESGYEVKTDNDQILAIGRYVVNTVGSSSTTFKYDTIDKKNQLLITLPSLFKDDSYIRLISENIKEQMRHQMKADPDKTYWVDDKVNFESFESIAKDQSFYINNDGKLVISFDKYEVTPGYMGVVEFIIPTNVIADTLVSNVYIK; from the coding sequence ATGAACGAACAACTGGAACAGTTAAAAAGCAAATATAAAAATACGCCTCTCCCAGGTGAACTGGAATTCGTGGTGAAGAAAGCCATTAAACAAAGCAAAAAAAGACATATGGGTTGGATGAAGAATCTCGTTGGAGTTGGGGCAGCGGCTATTATATTGGTAACAGGCATTAATGCCAGCCCTGCCTTTGCAAAGGCTTTATCAGATGTGCCGCTGGTTGGTTCACTCGTCAAAGTACTGACTTTTACAGAGCTTAAAGTAGATGAAGGAACCGCTAAAGCCAATATCAAAGTACCGGCCATTACGAATATGGAAAATAAAACGTTAGAAGCCGCTCTAAATAACAAATATCTGGAAGAAAGTAAAAAGCTGTACAGCGATTTCACAGCTGAAATGAAGGAGTTAAAGAAAAATGGCGGGGGCCATACAGGCGTGGAAAGCGGCTATGAAGTCAAAACCGACAACGATCAGATTCTTGCCATTGGCAGATATGTCGTAAATACGGTCGGCTCATCCTCAACAACATTTAAATACGATACGATCGATAAGAAAAATCAACTTTTAATTACCTTACCAAGTTTATTTAAAGATGACAGCTATATCAGGCTGATCAGTGAAAATATTAAAGAACAAATGAGACATCAGATGAAAGCGGACCCGGACAAAACGTATTGGGTAGATGATAAAGTCAATTTTGAGAGTTTTGAAAGCATTGCTAAAGATCAATCCTTTTATATTAACAATGATGGCAAACTTGTCATTTCTTTTGATAAATACGAAGTTACGCCAGGTTATATGGGCGTGGTTGAATTTATCATTCCGACCAATGTAATTGCCGATACATTAGTAAGTAATGTTTATATAAAATAA
- a CDS encoding (deoxy)nucleoside triphosphate pyrophosphohydrolase has translation MKKHIYVVGAVIIENNKILCAQRGATKTLAYKWEFPGGKIEEGETPQAALKREINEEMNCAIEIGEEIETTVHEYDFGFVHLTTFYCHLLSRKPTLTEHVAIQWLSAHELMSLDWAPADIPAVQKIQKKLTI, from the coding sequence ATGAAAAAACATATCTACGTAGTTGGAGCTGTCATCATAGAGAATAATAAGATCCTCTGTGCACAGCGCGGAGCTACTAAAACACTAGCTTACAAGTGGGAATTCCCTGGTGGCAAGATTGAGGAAGGCGAAACACCTCAGGCTGCGCTAAAGCGCGAAATCAACGAAGAAATGAACTGTGCGATTGAGATTGGTGAAGAAATTGAAACTACCGTGCATGAATATGATTTTGGCTTTGTACATCTGACTACTTTCTATTGTCACCTACTAAGCAGGAAGCCTACCTTAACTGAACATGTTGCAATCCAATGGTTATCTGCTCATGAACTGATGTCCCTAGATTGGGCACCTGCTGATATTCCTGCTGTACAAAAAATCCAGAAGAAGCTGACAATATAA
- a CDS encoding sigma-70 family RNA polymerase sigma factor has translation MEVIQGTADRYKNIERSRDTIMSKEEFTRMYDTYYKRVYKYISYRINNHHVSEDICSQVFETVMCKYYSFSEEKSNFEVWLFAIVRNAVTDYFRGQKKRSYTSLDSLLELIFPKPSPEELAIREDNNQALFKALSKLREKERNIIAMKYGAGLKNSEVAQIMGVSESNIGVVLHRSLKKLHISLKAGGFNHE, from the coding sequence ATGGAGGTTATCCAGGGTACTGCGGATCGTTACAAGAATATCGAAAGATCACGCGATACCATCATGTCAAAAGAGGAATTTACTCGGATGTATGATACGTATTACAAACGTGTTTACAAATATATTAGTTATCGTATTAATAACCACCACGTGTCGGAGGACATTTGCAGTCAGGTATTTGAGACCGTGATGTGCAAGTATTATAGCTTTTCAGAAGAAAAATCGAATTTTGAGGTTTGGCTGTTTGCCATTGTTAGGAACGCTGTGACGGATTACTTCCGGGGGCAGAAGAAAAGAAGCTACACCTCACTAGATTCTTTGCTGGAGCTGATATTCCCCAAGCCGTCTCCTGAGGAACTGGCGATTCGTGAGGATAATAATCAAGCACTGTTCAAGGCGCTCTCCAAGCTACGTGAGAAGGAGCGTAATATCATTGCAATGAAATATGGGGCTGGGCTGAAAAATTCCGAAGTTGCACAGATCATGGGAGTCAGTGAGTCCAATATTGGCGTCGTATTGCATAGAAGTCTGAAAAAACTGCATATTTCCTTAAAAGCAGGAGGATTCAACCATGAATAA
- a CDS encoding FAD-dependent oxidoreductase, with the protein MKKVIVIGAGILGASAAYQISKLGADVTIIDRKDAGQATDAAAGIICPWLSQRRNKAWYRLAKAGASFYPALIQELEEAGEAETGYAKVGAICIHDDLKKLLAMKERAELRREDAPEIGELTMLTDREAQEKFPLLSEGYHALHVSGAARVDGRELREALLRAAQRNGAQMIEGDAILEHDDHEIKGVRVGDQTFTADEVIVCAGAWSNAVLHPLGIMIQVRYQKAQIMHLKLAQQANTEQWPVVMPPTDQYILAFADQNIVVGATHENDVARYDTSVTVGGMQEILNKGLQTASGLADCSLNEIRVGFRPFTADFLPVLGRVQGWNKLIVANGLGSSGLTMGPFLGEQLAKLAMNQQVDIQLEDYALEHAINE; encoded by the coding sequence ATGAAAAAGGTTATTGTAATTGGTGCAGGGATATTAGGGGCTTCAGCGGCATATCAGATAAGTAAGTTAGGTGCCGATGTCACAATTATAGATCGTAAAGATGCAGGACAAGCAACGGATGCAGCAGCAGGGATTATTTGTCCATGGTTATCTCAACGCAGAAACAAAGCATGGTATCGTCTTGCTAAGGCGGGAGCAAGCTTTTATCCAGCACTTATTCAGGAGTTGGAAGAGGCCGGAGAAGCCGAGACTGGATATGCAAAAGTAGGAGCGATATGTATTCATGATGATTTGAAAAAATTGCTCGCGATGAAAGAAAGAGCGGAACTTCGCAGAGAGGACGCACCTGAAATAGGGGAACTTACGATGCTGACGGATCGTGAAGCACAAGAGAAGTTTCCATTATTGTCGGAAGGTTATCATGCGCTTCATGTATCGGGTGCAGCAAGAGTGGATGGACGTGAATTGCGTGAAGCTTTGCTAAGGGCGGCACAGCGTAACGGTGCGCAAATGATTGAGGGAGATGCTATTCTAGAGCATGATGATCATGAAATTAAAGGTGTTAGAGTAGGAGATCAGACATTCACCGCGGATGAGGTTATTGTGTGCGCAGGTGCCTGGTCCAATGCTGTGCTTCATCCGCTCGGGATAATGATCCAGGTGCGTTATCAAAAGGCTCAAATTATGCACTTGAAGCTTGCTCAACAAGCCAATACAGAGCAATGGCCTGTGGTAATGCCGCCTACAGATCAATATATACTTGCATTTGCAGATCAAAATATCGTGGTAGGTGCTACTCACGAAAATGATGTCGCACGGTATGATACCTCTGTAACCGTAGGTGGAATGCAAGAAATTTTAAATAAAGGTCTTCAGACGGCTTCCGGTCTTGCAGATTGTAGCCTAAATGAGATAAGAGTAGGGTTCCGTCCTTTTACTGCAGATTTTCTTCCAGTGCTAGGAAGGGTTCAAGGATGGAATAAACTAATTGTTGCTAATGGACTAGGGTCATCCGGATTAACGATGGGACCCTTTCTTGGTGAGCAGCTAGCCAAGCTAGCCATGAATCAACAGGTAGATATTCAGCTTGAAGACTATGCATTAGAGCATGCCATAAATGAGTAG
- a CDS encoding DUF4317 domain-containing protein: MIKKEVAHIRKQFKLDHDLMNIYDILNVYIMKESNEIYHWERQPFGMVDREKQELYMGNFKKLLTGELDQKLFELRFQEEAEEPTQVMLHQALVTGDPDEWQDLMLLLVDKMMADTHYERDTVVTFVRGQYFRPTKDRNDETEESEKNELFAHPFILCSVNSTEKQRKALLFDYVEREFKYNVIVDPIVKLSTPEQGFFYPSVTDNYSDVNRILYCTGKSNFPDPHFIGQVLNAERSVTALEERAIFEDIVKEVAGEQLDATTIAQLYEEIHQVIETNEDQEEPPKLDYRDVERVLKVSGVENVTTEKVERAFETIVDDKHYEMKASSVMPKFTTKSIKIDTKVATISVSPQDLKYVKQVNYQGRRCILIEVDEDAVIEGFTLTTETL, encoded by the coding sequence ATGATAAAGAAAGAAGTCGCGCATATACGCAAGCAATTTAAGCTAGATCACGATTTAATGAATATTTACGATATTCTCAACGTGTATATTATGAAGGAAAGTAACGAGATCTATCATTGGGAGCGCCAGCCGTTTGGAATGGTGGACAGAGAGAAGCAGGAGCTGTACATGGGCAATTTCAAAAAACTGCTGACCGGCGAACTGGATCAGAAGTTGTTCGAGTTGAGGTTTCAGGAGGAAGCGGAGGAGCCAACGCAGGTAATGCTTCACCAAGCTTTAGTGACAGGTGATCCGGATGAATGGCAAGACTTGATGCTGTTGTTGGTGGATAAAATGATGGCGGATACCCATTATGAACGGGATACGGTGGTCACTTTCGTTCGCGGACAGTATTTCCGGCCGACCAAAGATAGAAACGATGAAACCGAGGAAAGTGAGAAAAACGAACTATTCGCGCATCCGTTTATTCTATGCAGCGTGAATTCCACGGAGAAGCAACGGAAAGCTCTCTTATTTGATTATGTGGAGCGGGAATTCAAGTACAATGTCATTGTAGATCCGATCGTTAAGTTAAGTACGCCGGAGCAGGGCTTCTTTTACCCGAGCGTGACGGACAATTATTCCGATGTGAACCGCATTCTGTATTGTACGGGAAAATCGAACTTTCCAGATCCGCATTTCATCGGGCAGGTCTTGAATGCCGAAAGATCCGTGACGGCACTGGAAGAGAGAGCTATTTTCGAAGACATCGTGAAGGAAGTGGCGGGTGAACAACTTGACGCGACCACCATTGCTCAGCTGTACGAGGAAATCCACCAGGTCATCGAAACCAACGAAGATCAGGAAGAACCTCCAAAGCTCGACTATAGAGATGTGGAACGCGTGCTGAAGGTAAGCGGCGTTGAGAACGTGACAACGGAAAAAGTGGAACGGGCGTTTGAAACGATCGTTGACGATAAGCATTATGAGATGAAGGCGAGCAGCGTGATGCCGAAATTCACTACAAAATCGATTAAGATCGATACAAAGGTAGCCACGATTTCGGTCAGCCCGCAGGATTTAAAGTATGTGAAACAGGTGAATTATCAAGGGAGACGCTGTATCTTGATTGAGGTCGACGAAGATGCTGTGATCGAAGGGTTCACACTCACTACTGAGACGCTTTAG